The Macadamia integrifolia cultivar HAES 741 chromosome 3, SCU_Mint_v3, whole genome shotgun sequence genome segment TGCTCTTTGGAAATCGTGAGGTGAAGTGGTGACTAATTGCCTCTGGTATTCATGCTTGAAAGACTAGAATTTGATTTATGCTACTCCAATAAGTTTCATCCCAACTACTTGGGCCCATCTAATTGAATCATGTACTACCCATCCATTCTATCTAAAGCCACATCTTGTGTTAATTCACAGCCATTTCAACACTATTTCACCTTGAGTCATTTCTTGCTTTCATTTTGTTCTTTCAATACCTCCAACTTTCATATTATCATACTTCGAGTAAAAGTAGTCTATCTTTCAAAGAGTTAATGGGGTAACTTAAGATAATGTCACCACAGCTGTGTAATTCACCAACTTCAAAAGGTTAAAGTCGCGTTAATCCAAAAATAATGATCCTCCTCTAATGGCCTCCAACTCATGAACTGCAACCCCCTGATAGCAAAGAGATTGTCCACACGATGTTCTCTAAGGATGCTCCTGTGGCCACCAATACTCTCTTTCTGCACCACTAATGTTTGGATAAAGAACAACTAGATCCAGGATCTGTTTTCTTGATAATACAGATATAGTAATAGAAAATGCTTCGActtggagaagaaagaaaaatccaatttccagttttcttcattttttttttaaattattatttttctctttgttggaattttttttgacTTGATCTGCATTTTGGACGAAATGTCTGGTGCTCTATGTTGAATGGTTGCTGTGCAGATGGGCCATGTTTGGTTTTGCTGTTGGGCTGCTAACAGAGTACGCAACAGGTTCAGATTTTGTTGATCAAGTGaagatccttttctccaattttgGGATATTAGATCTGGATTGATTCTTCTGATTGATCATCATCACTGTCATTCCCTTCTCATTGTCGTAATTGTTGTAATCATATTCAATCTATTTTCTGTAATCTTCTAGTGATTCACTGTAACTTCACTGgatttgatgaatatcttaaAATGTATCTTCACTATTCATTTGTCCTTGTACTATCTGGGCATGGAACCTTCATTACAACAAACTACACCATCGAAGGTAGAATGATTTGTTCAAGTGGGTTTTGATGGATTAGTTCTCATTAATCTATTCGTGTATCAAAGTTGGCTACCAATGATTCAGATTCTAAGGATGTAAATGTGGAAAAGATGAAAACCAATGCTGTGTTTGTTATGCATTCTCGGAATAGATTCTGGTctagaatgcattttgaaaaCTTGATTCTTCTATATTTTCTCGCTTCAAAATGCTTTAATTGTAGACTCAGAATCAGTTCCGAGAATGTAAACCGAACACAACCCAAACATTAAGCTGTTCGTGAGGTCTGCGAGCATAGCATTCTCCATGGTTCTCTCCAACCTCGAAATCAACTTTTGAGGAGCCAGTTTCAATGATACAACTATAGATAAAAACAGCCAAAAGATTTTGGTTCTTCAACACTCCATAAGGAATACAAACTGAAGCAACAACATTCCCAAGAGATCAAAAAAGGGTCCTGACTCCAAGCTGAGAAGGATTTGGTTCATACAATAGCATTTGTAGTGCCTAAAAAACCAGGGCAACATGTTGCTTTTCCTTGGGTTTTGGCATATACAGTCTTTCAGGCGGGATCCATTTATTCGCAGTATATTTGTTCATTACTCTTTCACTTAAAACCTCAAACTATTAGGGAAAGGCAACATCAATGTATATATCAAAATCCTCCCACACATGAATATCAATAGGTTCTGGTTCTTAGGGGTCATGACCAAAACGTCCCAATTTGTCAATCAATTCTAAATCTAAGAATCAACGCAAATTATTAATGGGTTGGACAGTTTTAGATTCCAAATTGGTTCTAagcatttgtttttcttttattttttttaagtaaaaaataGATTTACTGAAATTGATAAGCATGTGTACAATTATTAGCTTCAGTTACACAAAGCCTATAAAACCAAGAAACGGAATATGACCAACCATTCAAACTCATGATAGACAAGGCCTTTCTGATTTGAAAACCAAATCGAAATTATTTACGGAAATTTGAATCGAATCGTTTACATCGAAATCGTCAAACCTTTcaataaatgatttgattttagtttcaaaattgagaCCTATTAGTTAAATGATTGTGTtttggttttacctaaaaatTCTTACATCGAATTGAACCAATCAACACATTTATGTCAAATCGTACAaaatttacaaataaaaaagagaaagtagGGTAAATAACGGAGATCGGTGATCACAATTTCGATCTGAATTGAGCAATTCGATCCGATTCGCCCATTCTTGAAACCCTGGTTATGGTTTGGTTCCTGATTATGATCACAAATTTAAACCCTTGGGCCGTTATGCACATGGTGAATCCCACGACCTCCTGGGACTCCTGCACTCTATTGCTAGGGGTCCTCATCCCTTGTTCCCACGTCCCTCGGACTTGTCGGACTCTGCAACTGAGAGCAGCGCAGCGCAGCGCTGTGCGACGGTCGGAGTTATCGGTCTCTGCAGCTGACgtaagaatctctctctctctctctctctctctagaccgTATCCCATGTATGACAGTATACTTTCTCCACACCAGATTTCTTGTATTTATTATCCAAAAAATCCTTGAGCTTGCTCGAGATCGAAATTCTTAGTGGGTAGGGGAATTGGTTGCATAGGTACACTACGTCCGGGTCTCCCAAACTAATCGAGATGATGATACCTGTATTTGGAGTACCCTACATCCATCCATTTCCAAAACAACTCTGAATAAAATTCAGAGCTACACAGTTGTCTTACTTGTTATATCCACCCTCATATAGTTTCATTCCTTTTACTGTTAACAGTAGCCCTGCTCCAGCTGCATTCACATTTGAATAGATGTAGCTAACTCTATCCCTGAAGATGTCATGAACAAGAATGCTGATTGCTGCATGCCCAAATCCTGCCAATTTGATTGAGAAGACCATGTCATAGTACCTATCCTGTTGTAAGTGCAAGCCCACCTGCATGAAGAATGTCTCAAAGGGAGAGTGAGGTCCTAGATTTACTTGATAGATAAAAATGTCCACCACATGCTTGTTCCCAGTCCAAGACAGCCTTGCCCAGTCTAGATCACCTCAGACCACAAAAAGATCCTTAAAAATGTCCAAAACATGCTTGTTCCCAGTCCAAGAGGGCCTATGCCCCGTGCATTTGCATCACCTCAGGCCCCAAATAGATGGTTAAATGAGATTCCCAAAAAACTGTGAGAGGATCTTTCAATGAAAAGAAAGTGTGAAGTAAGAACGGGAGATGCGTCTTGTGAGTTGGCCCAAACCTTCTACCTCACCATCGACCATATATGCTTGGAAAAATCTCAATTTTACTGTCTCCATATCAAAATGACTGCTATTTGAGCTTTTGATTGCCTCTGTAGACGGTTAGTCCTCTACGTTCTCTTGGCCTTCTTCGTTGTTACTTGATAAGTGttcaaaatatttgattgttcAAAGCAAATGATTGTTGGTTGAAATGGTTGTGTATATTATATGCATTTTTGCATTCATTTAGGAAATCATTCCTCAATTTATCTGTCTATAATTATATTGTTGAAAGTACGAAATTTCcattcttgaaaattttcactggATTTTTGGCTGCCCCATTtaaattttgaaccattttaaacATGCCATGCggaacaaagttttttttttttcactaactATGCTTCaaatattcatggattctaggaATGCGTGTTCCAATGTATCCAAGCTCGAGGGAAAGCACCCTTGTTGAACCATAAGCTTTCCCCCCACCTTATTTAATGCCCCAAATTTGGTCAAGATTATACAGGAACCACTTAACAATCTTGAATGGGTGTCAGTAACCTATTGTTGTACCAATCGGATGGCTAGTTTCTGGATCAGATAAGATCGAGGCTTTTGGAAGTGATATTACTCCAAAACTGATGAGAAAAAAGTCTGTCCTTGCCTGACTATGATTCGCGCTCTTTGTACACCCATTCAGAGATTTAATTCCTGCAATTCGAATTTTGGCATCTCGACTTCATCCTTTACAGCAAAAGCTGATCTTCTATTTGAACGTAATAACCTTATTCAGCGTTCACAAACCTTACCTTCTTCGTTGACGATCCCATTGTATAAGCTTGTAGACCGGTATAAAAGATCTCAGTCTCAGCCCAAAACTCCCATACCTGCCTCTGTTCGACCCGAAGAATCGGTTAGTAACCCATTTCCTAGTTCTGAAACTCATTATGAGGATCTTGCTCGTCAATATGCGGGTTCTTCTGACCCCAAAGATGCGAAGAGTCTTCATTTACAGATTATCAAGGGTGGGCTTGTTGGCTACTTATTCTTGCCGAACACACTCATCACATTGTATGCTAGAATGGGTAATTTTGTGGCTGCCCATGACCTGTTTGATGAACTGCCTGAAAGAAACGTTGTAACGTGGAATTGCTTGATTTCGGGCTATGTGCAGCAAGGCTTGGCAGATGAGGCTTGTCGTCTGTTCCGGTCGATGTTATATGCAGGCTTTGTGCCCACACACTATGTACTTGGTAATGCACTCCGGGCATGCCAGGATTCTGGCCCTTGTGGTCTTCAGTTTGGGATGCAAATACATGCTCTGGTTTTGAAATCACAGTATGCGTCGGACGTTGTAGTGTGTAACGGACTGATATCAATGTATGGGAGTTGTTGCTTAGATCTTGCGGTATATGCCCACCGTGTTtttgatggaatacagttgaaAAACTCAATATCTTGGAATTCTATCATTTCTGTATATTCTCATAGAGGAGATGCATTTTCTGCATTTGGGCTTTTCTCGGCAATGCAACGGGAGGGTTTGGGTGTCAGTTTCAAGCCTAGTGAGTATACTTTTGGCAGCCTGATAACCGCTGCTTATTCTACTCCAAGTGATGCTGGTTTTTTCCTCCTTGAACAAATCGTCAATCGAGTTACAAAATCTGGTTTTTTGAGTGATTTGTATGTGGGTAGTGCTTTGGTTAGTGGATTTGCAAGGTTTGGATTACTTGATAATGCTAAGAAGATTTTCAAACAGATGAGTGAAAGAAATGCAGTTTCCATGAATGGCCTGATGGTTGGTTTGGTGAGgcagagagaggagaagaagcagCTCAAGTTTTCTGTGAGACAAGTGATTTGGTAGGGATAAACTGCGATTCTTATGTGATTCTTCTCAGTGCTTGTGCTGAGTTCTTGGTGCCGATAGaggggaggagaaagggcagaGAAGTGCATGCATATGTACTCAGAACTGGGATGAATGAAATCAAGGTTGCAATTGCAAATGGTCTGGTTAACATGTATGCCAAGTGTGGTGCCATTGCAAATGCCAGTAGAGTTTTTAAGCTCATGGGTGTTAAAGACTTGGTTTCTTGGAATTCCATGATCTCTGGTCTCGACCAGAATGGATGCTTCAGAGAGGCAGTGAGGAGCTTCTGTGAAATGAGGAGAAGTGGATTGATTCCATCAAATTTTACATTAATAAGCACTTTGAGTTCATGTGCTAGCTTGGGGTGCATCCAATTGGGGGCACAAATACATAGTGAAGGGATCAAATTGGGTCTTGATTTGGATGTTTCAGTTTCTAATTCTCTTCTTGGTTTGTATGCAGAAACTGGATCCATCATTGATTGCCAGAAAGTCTTTTCTTTGATGCCAGGTTACGATCAAGTTTCATGGAATTCTATGATTGGAGCATTTGCTGATTCAGATGCATCTATCTCTGGAGCTATAGAGTATTTCTTAAATATGATGCGATCTGGCTGGAGTCCAAATAGAGTGACCTTCATAAATGTTCTTGCAGCAGTGTCAGCACTTTCCATCCGTGAGTTGGGCCAGCAGGTTCATGCCCTAGCACTAAAATATTGTGTTGCTGATGATATTGCTATCGAAAATGCATTTCTCTCTTGCTATGGGAAGTGCGGGGAGATGGATGACTGTGAGAAGATATTTTCCAGTATGTTTGCGAGGAGGGATGAAGTATCTTGGAACTCCATGATTGCTGGATATATCCATAATGGGCGTTTGCCAAAGGCCATGGATCTGGTCTGGTTTATGATGCAAAGGGGACAGCGACTAGATTGTTTCACTTTTGCCACAGTTCTCAGTGCATGTGCTTCTGTTGCAGCATTAGAGCGTGGTAAGGAGATTCATGCCTGTGGGATAAGAGCTTGTTTGGAAACTGATGTTGTAGTTGGGAGTGCACTTGTTGATATGTACGCGAAATGTGGAAGGATAGACTATGCTTCAAGGGCCTTTCGGTTAATGCCAATGAAAAATGAGTTTTCTTGGAATTCGATGATATCAGGCTATGCACGGCATGGTATTGGTGTAAAGGCGTTACAGTTGTTCTCTGAAATGCTGCAAGAAGGTCAACCCCCAGACCATGTCACATTTGTTGGTGTCTTATCTGCATGTAGCCATGTCGGATTGGTTGATGAAGGTCTTGAGCATTTTGAGTCCATGAGCAATAAGTATGGCTTGGTTCCTCGGATGGAGCATTATTCATGCATGGTGGATCTCCTTGGTCGGGCGGGTCAGCTCACTATGGTAGAGGAATTTGTTAAAAGGATGCCTATGAAGCCTAATATTCTTATGTGGAGGACGATATTGGGGGCTTGCTGTAGAGTAAATGGTGCTaacacagaattgggaaggCATGCTGCAGAGATGCTTTTGGCTTTGGAACCTCAAAATGCTGTGAATTATGTTCTTGTTTCGAATATGAATGCCTTTGGAGGGAGATGGGATGATGTGGCAAAGGCTCGGGCTGCAATGAGAGAGGCTGCAGTGAAGAAGGAAGCTGGGTGTAGTTGGGTAACTATGAAAGATGGGGTTCATGTGTTCGTAGCAGGTGATAAATCGCACCCAGACACAgaaaaaatctatgaaaaaCTATTGGACATGAATAGGAAAATGAGAGATTTGGGTTATGTGCCTCAGACGAAGTTTGCATTGTATGATCTTGAAGTGGAGAGCAAGGAAGAGCTACTGAGCTGTCATAGTGAGAAGCTTGCAGTTGCTTTTGTTCTCATTCGCACATCAGCATTGCCTATCAGGATTATGAAAAACCTTCGAGTCTGTGGTGATTGTCACTCTGCCTTTGGATATATATCTAAGATTGTTGGGCGGCAAATAGTTTTGCGGGACTCAAACAGGTTTCATCATTTTAATGATGGGAAGTGTTCGTGCGGGGATTACTGGTAACTGGCTTCATTGACTGACAAGTACCTTGTTTTGGAGAGGTCCTGCTTATTGGATTCTACTAATGTTAATGATAAAGAGGCTAACTGTTTTGTTGAACGTGAGTTTGCAATTTCTGTTTATGTTATTGACAATTTTAATTCTACTGTTCAACACTCTCCAGTTTCTGGAATATTCTCATagttttcttgcctttttttttttgttgaatagGAGCAAGCCAAAACTTTTTGGTCCCAGTGGCAATGCGGCATTGGTCAACGCAATGGGCCACCAATACAGAAGAGCAAGCAATGGGATGTAGATTCGTTACTGATAGACCTCTGCTTCTCTCCACATCCCAACCTCGTTTTCCATCCTGCAAATGCGACTTGTCTACATTGGTTTTGTCATCATTTGCAGGCAAGACCCAAGCTACTTCACTGCCCAGACcgtttaatatattttctacttcttcctctcttcacGTATTCCTTAAAACAACATCATTAAATAACTTAATTggcatgggaatttttttttttcaatgtttaGGAGGAATTTGTGGAATGGACTTCTGGATATAGCAAGGGGCTGACCCTTCTTCTGTTGGGTGAGAAGAACGAAGAAAGACCCATGAGACTGTAACCGTGGAATCAATACCAGTTGATGGAGCAAAAAATTGATTCTGACCTCCAGCTGGCTTCCAGGAAGAATCGGGTGTCCCGCGGATGCGCTGCCTTTGTTTGCTTTGGTCGCGCTTCTGGAGGACTCGAGGGCCCCTCCCCACCCAAAGTGGGTCCTGTCCAGCAGCAGGATATTGTGGCAGTGTCTCCTGCTGTTTCTGACAAGAATGAGGATTGTCTCTCTCATGATCTCATCACGGGGATGATAAAAGTATAAAAAAGTTTCGTCTCAAGAGCAGCTTAAAGAAGTCTTCCTATTACACTACAAATCAATTAGCTAGTGGGGAGGGTAATTTTCATGAGACATCAAATGAAACAGTTAGCGAGGTCCCTGGTTTTGAGAGGAGGAAAGTGCAGTGGACAGATGCACACGGGAAAGAACTTGTTGAGGTCAGGGAGCTTGAACTCAGGTATGGGTTCTTTGCATTGAAATTGTAAAGATTTGAGCAAAGATGGCCCATTACtgaatgcatttttttatttattaagctGTGCATTCTTTGCTTTGAAGTTTGCTTAGTACTTGGATGATGGagtttttattaattttccttctcatcttctttgcacATACTTCTATTCTTTAAATCTATAGCCGACTCCTATTACGACTGTCAGTGTAAGGTTCTATTTAAGCTTAGAATTAGCATGGAATTTCTTAATGTTTCAAATTGTCAATCGCCATTTCATGGCACTTTATGTGCAAAGAATTGATACACAATACTAAAAGAATAAGTATTTACATGCATCTCTCTTTCAAACAGTTTTCAAACTCGAGGGATTCCTCGAGGTTTAGGTGACTTGGTGACTATTGACATCATCCTACAGTATCTAGCTGCTGCTTTAGCTTTGTTGCTAGTTTTGTTAcatgtacattatgacccttcccagacccatagtggtgggagccttgtgcactgggtacgcccctGCATTTAGTCTCTGGTTCCTTTTACACTTTCTATGCTcgctttttgttgtttgaacTGGATATGTTCTTATTAGTCTTGTTCAGTTTTCTGCATCATGTTTTGATAGCTTACATGGGTTTTAATGCTTTCCCTATTTCATTAgtgcaaggaaaaaaaaaattcgaactAATCTTGCTGAGAATTACTGAAGTATGTTATGGATTTTGTCTCTACCATTACGTGGACATGATTTGTAATTGTGCTACACCTGGCCACAGTTGGGCTTGGTGCGATCCCTGTCAGCATCTGCACTCAAACAGGTTTTCCAATCTTTTGCATTGATTTGTACCAGCATCTCTAAGCTTGTGCATTTGAAGTGGCTTGAAGAGTGCCATAGAATCGAAGTTTCTATGTTAAGCTTGTCCCAAGTCCTCCAGATATAAGCTAAATGAATCTGGTTTCACCATTCCGCCTGATCTGGGGTCCCTATTTTTGATAAGAGCTAGCTTGGCTAGAAGATGCCAGAGAAAAAGCCAGAGATCCTATTGGTCTGTCAATAAACGCACCATGGCTTCATGGTTGCCCTGATCTTGCTAGTGAAATAGGAAGCACACCACGAAGGCATTTATTTTTGATGTTGTATTGACGTGAAATTTTTTGCAATGCAATTAGTTTTCAACTCTAAATGCATTTAAGTAcggggcgagtggtagcagtacgtacgtattgcaatcttattttcactttcttttaatattaaccgtccatttaatattagattaatctaaatcatctattagttttttaaattgtaactgattcctagtttttagggtggagagatgacggatgtgattacttaacttgtctaatatatttttttatatgaataaaaaaataaaatccaatataagcggactcctccttcgattttgtGGGGAAATctcaaaatt includes the following:
- the LOC122073601 gene encoding LOW QUALITY PROTEIN: putative pentatricopeptide repeat-containing protein At5g09950 (The sequence of the model RefSeq protein was modified relative to this genomic sequence to represent the inferred CDS: inserted 1 base in 1 codon), which produces MIRALCTPIQRFNSCNSNFGISTSSFTAKADLLFERNNLIQRSQTLPSSLTIPLYKLVDRYKRSQSQPKTPIPASVRPEESVSNPFPSSETHYEDLARQYAGSSDPKDAKSLHLQIIKGGLVGYLFLPNTLITLYARMGNFVAAHDLFDELPERNVVTWNCLISGYVQQGLADEACRLFRSMLYAGFVPTHYVLGNALRACQDSGPCGLQFGMQIHALVLKSQYASDVVVCNGLISMYGSCCLDLAVYAHRVFDGIQLKNSISWNSIISVYSHRGDAFSAFGLFSAMQREGLGVSFKPSEYTFGSLITAAYSTPSDAGFFLLEQIVNRVTKSGFLSDLYVGSALVSGFARFGLLDNAKKIFKQMSERNAVSMNGLMVGLVRQRXGEEAAQVFCETSDLVGINCDSYVILLSACAEFLVPIEGRRKGREVHAYVLRTGMNEIKVAIANGLVNMYAKCGAIANASRVFKLMGVKDLVSWNSMISGLDQNGCFREAVRSFCEMRRSGLIPSNFTLISTLSSCASLGCIQLGAQIHSEGIKLGLDLDVSVSNSLLGLYAETGSIIDCQKVFSLMPGYDQVSWNSMIGAFADSDASISGAIEYFLNMMRSGWSPNRVTFINVLAAVSALSIRELGQQVHALALKYCVADDIAIENAFLSCYGKCGEMDDCEKIFSSMFARRDEVSWNSMIAGYIHNGRLPKAMDLVWFMMQRGQRLDCFTFATVLSACASVAALERGKEIHACGIRACLETDVVVGSALVDMYAKCGRIDYASRAFRLMPMKNEFSWNSMISGYARHGIGVKALQLFSEMLQEGQPPDHVTFVGVLSACSHVGLVDEGLEHFESMSNKYGLVPRMEHYSCMVDLLGRAGQLTMVEEFVKRMPMKPNILMWRTILGACCRVNGANTELGRHAAEMLLALEPQNAVNYVLVSNMNAFGGRWDDVAKARAAMREAAVKKEAGCSWVTMKDGVHVFVAGDKSHPDTEKIYEKLLDMNRKMRDLGYVPQTKFALYDLEVESKEELLSCHSEKLAVAFVLIRTSALPIRIMKNLRVCGDCHSAFGYISKIVGRQIVLRDSNRFHHFNDGKCSCGDYW
- the LOC122074396 gene encoding uncharacterized protein LOC122074396, with amino-acid sequence MEQKIDSDLQLASRKNRVSRGCAAFVCFGRASGGLEGPSPPKVGPVQQQDIVAVSPAVSDKNEDSSGEGNFHETSNETVSEVPGFERRKVQWTDAHGKELVEVRELELRYGFFALKL